The Neurospora crassa OR74A linkage group IV, whole genome shotgun sequence genome has a segment encoding these proteins:
- a CDS encoding C2H2 finger domain-containing protein, with protein sequence MTSVLPSQSSDIKPPHSDCLPDGAMPQYQEPTPPHNIKQEDEQERGRRRSRSDDKDVEGLDLEDMEDGDGNGNDAHSSNEEGPARKRRRSRKGLDKKFECPEQGCGKSYSRAEHLYRHQLNHNPKQVYKCGIGDCQRTFVRLDLCNRHKERHTAKGSALSRKDSLMSLASPTTDGRPPFMTQGSASPETNRLGNGKGRTLSMQFNSPKDAMGSPYTPMTASAPTNGYSNGIDYMQHDAHYQHMAGQRSLQHSPTGPQRPSVQTNVGPYGVLSPVSTQPGYHGHSVNTSQSAVPYVTPQNFPPFSLPPSDFATTSPAAVVSREAQQQAYVPLTTAESFDHHPQDTGEIVRLDQMSMQQTMPVFGTDSILNKSPYVGMPEDFMAYLFNTHGEGSPTVVPVQGLNYGEFSTNQYPFYNDPSQMGYFPQMAPQQIMSVENLLDQNLPESVISDPKSAEIFELIKERFHENGHTPIERQRDNILEGDRNNENHMLSRKMMQAYIVSYWLHFSDQIPILHKPTFSPDKTPNLLLIAMMTIGAACLDKAYGQKVTKAGAELSNFLAWHLRWEMFQDPNCRPPAKLWVFQTLLLLELYEKMYSTRELHERAHIHHATTITLMRRGRALIGKSALDSPPNPRDDKTNGSRHSSTSGMAHTPDEWWNHWITNEATRRAAFAAFVIDSIHATMFGHSTVMVAHEMRLPLPCDDKLWKAKSSAEVGKIEAELMSQGKPIGFLDGLKRTLNGQTVQTNSFGRTILMAGLLSVSWHMNQRDLQVNSLGATTALGGRDKWRTTLTRAFDSWKKEFDRALEEKRGDMADPYFFGVRGNETDVVFESRVVLHHLAHMAMHIDIVDCQIFARAKRLLGRAIGAQDLSSATRRMKDQWAPSAKARDATFYALQFLQSVLLPTGSGSPQSNGYSSHMDEEYSARDDVLLNRPWVLYFAALVVWCYGYALEGACPGLPMPTTHQDAVRQMREYLIKYGSIQSPEDLKSMRGINQNTALLVVLKDTFRVTRWELLHEGATLLNNCILLNAGATVP encoded by the exons ATGACTTCGGTGCTCCCATCACAGTCTTCCGATATCAAACCTCCTCATTCAGACTGTCTCCCAGACGGAGCCATGCCTCAGTATCAGGAGCCCACGCCTCCTCATAATATCAAGCAGGAAGATGAACAAGAGCGGGGCCGTCGTCGTAGTCGATCTGATGACAAAGATGTCGAAGGGCTCGACCTAGAGGATATGGAAGACGGTGATGGAAATGGGAATGATGCCCACTCGTCCAATGAGGAAGGGCCCGCAAGGAAACGACGCAGAAGCCGCAAGGGTCTGGACAAGAAGTTCGAGTGCCCCGAGCAGGGTTGCGGGAAGAGCTACTCCAGGGCAGAGCATCT TTACCGGCATCAGTTGAACCACAACCCCAAACAGGTATACAAGTGCGGAATTGGTGATTGTCAACGGACATTCGTGAGGCTGGACCTTTGCAACCGTCATAAGGAACGCCACACAGCCAAAGGATCAGCATTGAGCAGAAAAGACTCCTTGATGTCCCTGGCCTCCCCGACAACAGATGGCCGTCCCCCTTTTATGACCCAGGGCTCTGCATCTCCAGAAACGAACCGTCTGGGTAATGGTAAAGGCAGGACCCTTTCCATGCAGTTCAACTCACCCAAGGATGCCATGGGAAGCCCATATACGCCCATGACTGCCAGCGCACCCACAAACGGCTACTCCAATGGCATCGACTACATGCAGCATGATGCTCACTATCAGCACATGGCAGGACAAAGATCTCTTCAACATTCGCCAACTGGACCTCAACGGCCGTCAGTGCAGACAAATGTTGGCCCTTATGGGGTGCTGTCTCCTGTTTCAACGCAGCCGGGGTACCATGGTCATTCTGTCAACACATCGCAGTCTGCGGTCCCATATGTCACACCGCAGAATTTTCCTCCTTTTAGTTTACCTCCATCAGATTTCGCTACGACGTCTCCCGCAGCCGTTGTAAGCAGGGAAGCCCAACAGCAAGCCTATGTGCCCCTGACGACTGCAGAGTCTTTTGATCACCACCCGCAAGATACTGGGGAGATTGTGCGGCTGGATCAGATGAGTATGCAGCAGACAATGCCGGTCTTTGGCACTGACAGCATCCTCAACAAGTCACCATATGTTGGAATGCCTGAAGATTTCATGGCCTACCTGTTCAACACCCATGGTGAAGGATCACCCACCGTAGTTCCTGTCCAGGGGCTAAA TTATGGGGAGTTCTCGACCAACCAGTATCCGTTCTACAATGATCCTAGTCAGATGGGCTACTTCCCACAAATGGCTCCTCAACAAATCATGTCCGTCGAGAACCTTCTGGACCAAAACCTCCCCGAATCAGTAATTTCCGATCCGAAGAGCGCCGAGATATTCGAACTTATTAAGGAAAGGTTTCACGAAAATGGCCATACGCCGATTGAGAGGCAACGCGACAACATTCTCGAGGGCGACCGCAACAACGAAAACCACATGTTGAGCCGGAAGATGATGCAAGCCTACATTGTGTCCTACTGGCTCCATTTCAGCGACCAGATTCCCATCCTTCATAAGCCTACCTTTTCTCCCGACAAAACACCAAACTTGCTCCTGATCGCCATGATGACCATTGGCGCCGCATGCCTGGATAAGGCGTACGGTCAGAAAGTCACCAAGGCGGGTGCCGAGCTGTCCAACTTTTTAGCCTGGCATCTTAGATGGGAGATGTTCCAGGACCCCAACTGCCGGCCGCCAGCCAAGCTTTGGGTGTTCCAGACGCTCCTGCTTCTCGAGCTGTATGAGAAGATGTACTCGACGAGAGAATTGCACGAAAGAGCCCATATTCACCACGCCACGACTATCACGTTGATGCGTCGTGGCAGGGCCTTGATCGGCAAGTCGGCTTTGGATTCTCCCCCGAACCCGAGAGATGATAAAACCAATGGTTCGAGACATTCGTCAACATCGGGCATGGCCCACACGCCAGACGAGTGGTGGAATCATTGGATTACCAATGAAGCGACTCGTCGTGCAGCATTTGCAGCCTTTGTAATTGACTCGATTCACGCCACCATGTTTGGCCATTCGACCGTCATGGTGGCCCATGAGATGCGCCTACCACTACCGTGTGACGACAAGCTTTGGAAGGCAAAGAGTAGCGCAGAGGTGGGAAAGATTGAGGCGGAGCTCATGTCACAGGGCAAGCCGATCGGGTTTCTTGATGGGCTCAAGCGGACGTTGAACGGCCAGACGGTGCAAACCAACTCATTCGGTCGCACCATTCTGATGGCGGGTCTGCTGAGCGTCAGCTGGCACATGAACCAGAGAGACCTCCAGGTTAATTCCCTTGGGGCTACCACGGCTCTTGGAGGTCGCGACAAGTGGCGGACCACGCTTACCCGCGCGTTCGATTCCTGGAAGAAGGAATTCGACCGGGCTTTAGAGGAGAAGCGAGGCGACATGGCTGACCCTTATTTCTTTGGAGTCAGGGGCAACGAGACCGACGTGGTATTCGAAAGTCGCGTTGTCTTGCACCATTTGGCGCACATGGCCATGCACATCGACATTGTCGACTGCCAGATCTTTGCCCGAGCCAAGCGCCTGTTGGGTCGAGCAATTGGCGCGCAAGATCTCAGCAGCGCTACACGTCGCATGAAAGACCAGTGGGCTCCCTCGGCCAAAGCCCGCGACGCAACGTTCTACGCCCTGCAATTCTTGCAATCCGTTTTACTCCCGACGGGCTCTGGCTCTCCCCAATCCAACGGCTACAGCAGCCATATGGACGAAGAATACTCGGCCCGCGACGACGTCCTCCTCAACCGACCCTGGGTCTTGTACTTTGCCGCTCTCGTGGTGTGGTGCTACGGCTATGCTCTGGAGGGTGCATGTCCCGGGCTTCCCATGCCGACTACCCACCAGGATGCCGTCCGGCAGATGCGCGAGTACCTGATCAAGTATGGCAGCATTCAGTCGCCGGAGGATCTCAAGTCGATGAGGGGTATCAACCAGAATACGGcgctgttggtggtgttgaaggaCACATTCCGAGTGACGAGGTGGGAATTGCTTCACGAGGGTGCCACACTGTTAAATAACTGCATTCTTTTGAATGCTGGGGCAACAGTGCCTTGA
- a CDS encoding chitin synthase A, whose product MAGYGHSTAGGFGSGSGSGPPGPQYMLPQYDEGDDPDADATPAGQGVRLLTNLDNSSYISVSEITSQSSHRDNIRPSRLRQAYEPSIDARTYEPSLDTRTYEPSISDRRHMYEPSIDERSSYMDPPRIPPPDGGSYVSSYMGTESMVSGHGRPWSPESATGYRVPPQGRYEPSEIDGHARPGTPGSSYGNARRPLPSAPAPLHYNSPSRAASHYPRYHGGYADDVTVSMGPDDDRTDIFGPETDLSETRHLNDAYGFRSSQITLSEDPHGTHARSRYDDEDDVSTTYSSNTGTSASGVDKFEHYGPIPEEGKHERRGVRPPQMSRKEVQLINGELVLECKIPTILYSFLPRRDEVEFTHMRYTAVTCDPDDFVARGYKLRQNIGRTARETELFICVTMYNEDEFGFTRTMHAVMKNISHFCSRNKSRTWGADGWQKIVVCVVSDGREIIHPRTLDALAAMGVYQHGIAKNFVNQKAVQAHVYEYTTQVSLDSDLKFKGAEKGIVPCQMIFCLKEKNQKKLNSHRWFFNAFGKALNPNVCILLDVGTRPGGTSLYHLWKAFDTDSNVAGACGEIKAMKGRFGGNLLNPLVASQNFEYKMSNILDKPLESVFGYITVLPGALSAYRYHALQNDETGHGPLSQYFKGETLHGQHADVFTANMYLAEDRILCWELVAKRGERWVLKYVKGCTGETDVPDTVPEFVSQRRRWLNGAFFAAVYSLVHFRQIWKTDHTFMRKALLHVEFLYHLLQLLFTYFSLANFYLAFYFIAGGLADPHVDPFNSDGHVARIIFNILRYVCVLLICTQFILSLGNRPQGAKRMYLASMIIYAVIMVYTTFATIFIVVRQIQPSQKSDDKPDLELGNNVFTNLIVSVASTLGLYFVMSFLYLDPWHMFTSAIQYFVLLPSYICTLQIYAFCNTHDVTWGTKGDNVMRTDLGGAIGKGSTVELEMPSDQLDIDSGYDECLRNLRDRVMVPAVPVSEDQLQQDYYKSVRTYMVVSWMVANATLAMAVSEAYGDSEIGDNFYLRFILWAVAALALFRALGSTTFAAINLVSALVEGRVRLRLNMKGFRWIKEKWGDADVKGKFEGLGDRARGLARR is encoded by the exons ATGGCCGGGTATGGTCACAGCACCGCCGGCGGcttcggcagcggcagcggcagcggtcCGCCAGGCCCTCAGTACATGCTCCCCCAATACGACGAAGGCGACGACCCCGATGCCGATGCGACTCCAGCTGGTCAGGGCGTCCGCCTGTTGACGAACCTCGACAACAGCTCGTACATCTCAGTTTCCGAAATCACCAGCCAGAGTTCACATAGAGATAATATCAGGCC CAGCCGGTTACGACAAGCTTATGAGCCTTCGATCGACGCCCGCACCTACGAACCATCACTAGATACCCGAACATACGAACCCTCGATTAGCGATCGACGACACATGTACGAACCCTCCATCGACGAACGATCATCATACATGGATCCCCCACGCATCCCACCACCCGACGGCGGATCTTACGTTTCTTCCTACATGGGCACCGAGAGCATGGTTTCGGGACACGGGAGACCATGGAGTCCAGAATCAGCAACCGGTTATCGAGTTCCGCCACAAGGACGGTACGAGCCTTCAGAAATCGATGGTCATGCCAGGCCAGGGACACCGGGATCGAGTTACGGAAATGCGAGGCGACCGCTTCCCTCGGCACCAGCGCCTTTACACTACAATAGCCCAAGTCGCGCAGCGAGTCATTATCCACGGTACCATGGAGGTTATGCGGACGACGTGACAGTTAGCATGGGACCGGACGACGATCGTACAGATATCTTTGGCCCCGAAACCGATCTCAGCGAAACGCGCCACCTCAACGACGCATACGGGTTTCGGTCATCCCAGATCACCCTCAGCGAAGATCCCCACGGCACCCACGCGCGTTCCCGgtacgacgacgaagacgatgtGAGCACCACTTATTCCTCCAACACGGGCACCAGCGCTTCAGGTGTCGACAAGTTCGAGCATTACGGTCCCATTCCGGAGGAAGGCAAGCACGAGCGGCGCGGCGTGCGACCACCACAGATGTCGAGGAAGGAAGTCCAGCTCATCAACGGCGAACTCGTTCTCGAGTGCAAGATTCCGACTATATTGTATTCGTTTTTGCCCAGGAGAGACGAAGTGGAGTTTACGCACATGCGGTACACAGCCGTCACTTGTGACCCTGATGACTTTGTTGCCAGGGGTTACAAGTTGCGCCAGAATATCGGTCGTACCGCCAGGGAGACGGAGCTGTTCATCTGCGTGACCATGTACAACGAGGACGAGTTCGGATTCACACGGACTATGCACGCAGTCATGAAGAACATTTCGCATTTTTGTTCCCGAAACAAGAGTAGGACGTGGGGAGCGGATGGGTGGCAGAAGATTGTGGTCTGTGTGGTTTCGGATGGACGAGAGATCATTCACCCCCGGACCTTGGACGCCCTCGCAGCCATGGGCGTTTACCAGCACGGTATCGCCAAGAACTTTGTCAACCAGAAGGCGGTGCAGGCCCACGTTTACGAGTACACGACACAAGTGTCTCTGGACAGCGACCTCAAGTTCAAGGGCGCCGAGAAGGGCATCGTGCCCTGCCAGATGATTTTTTgcttgaaggagaagaaccaAAAGAAACTCAACTCGCATAGATGGTTCTTCAACGCCTTTGGCAAAGCCTTGAACCCGAATGTGTGTATCCTCCTAGACGTCGGCACCCGCCCCGGCGGCACAAGTCTCTACCATCTCTGGAAAGCCTTCGACACGGATTCCAACGTGGCGGGGGCCTGCGGGGAAATCAAAGCGATGAAGGGGCGGTTTGGCGGGAATTTGCTCAACCCTCTGGTGGCTAGTCAGAACTTTGAGTACAAGATGAGCAATATTCTGGACAAACCGTTGGAGTCGGTGTTTGGGTACATCACGGTGTTGCCGGGCGCCTTGTCGGCGTATCGGTACCATGCGCTGCAGAACGATGAGACGGGCCATGGGCCGTTGAGTCAGTATTTCAAGGGCGAGACGCTCCATGGGCAGCACGCGGATGTGTTTACGGCGAACATGTACTTGGCCGAGGACCGAATTCTGTGTTGGGAGTTGGTGGCCAAGAGGGGTGAGAGGTGGGTGTTGAAGTATGTGAAGGGGTGTACGGGTGAGACGGATGTGCCTG ACACCGTCCCGGAATTCGTCTCGCAACGTCGTCGTTGGCTCAACGGtgccttcttcgccgccgTCTACTCCCTCGTCCACTTTCGACAAATCTGGAAAACCGACCACACCTTTATGCGCAAAGCCCTTCTCCACGTCGAATTCCTCTACCACCTCCTGCAACTCCTCTTCACCTACTTCTCCCTGGCCAACTTCTACCTCGCCTTCTACTTTATCGCCGGCGGTCTCGCCGATCCCCACGTCGACCCTTTTAACTCGGACGGCCACGTCGCGCGCATCATCTTCAACATCCTCCGCTACGTCTGCGTCCTGCTGATCTGCACACAATTCATCTTGTCCCTCGGCAACCGTCCGCAGGGTGCCAAAAGAATGTATCTCGCATCCATGATCATCTACGCCGTCATCATGGTGTACACCACCTTCGccaccatcttcatcgtcgtgCGACAAATCCAACCCTCTCAAAAATCCGACGACAAGCCCGACCTCGAACTCGGCAACAACGTCTTCACCAACCTGATCGTCTCCGTGGCTAGTACCCTCGGGCTCTACTTCGTCATGTCCTTTCTCTATCTCGACCCCTGGCACATGTTCACCTCGGCCATCCAGTACTTTGTCCTGCTGCCTTCCTACATCTGCACGCTCCAGATCTACGCCTTTTGCAACACCCACGACGTCACATGGGGCACCAAAGGCGACAACGTGATGCGCACCGATCTCGGAGGCGCCATTGGCAAGGGAAGCACCGTCGAACTGGAAATGCCTTCGGACCAACTCGACATCGACTCGGGATACGACGAATGTCTACGTAATCTCCGCGATCGCGTCATGGTCCCTGCCGTTCCCGTGTCCGAGGACCAGCTGCAGCAGGATTACTACAAGTCGGTGCGCACGTACATGGTGGTGTCGTGGATGGTGGCCAACGCGACGCTGGCCATGGCGGTCTCGGAAGCGTATGGCGATTCGGAAATTGGGGATAATTTTTACTTGCGGTTTATCCTGTGGGCGGTGGCGGCCCTGGCGCTGTTTAGAGCGTTGGGGTCGACGACGTTTGCGGCGATTAATCTGGTGAGTGCTCTCGTGGAGGGCAGGGTCAGGCTGAGGTTGAATATGAAAGGGTTTAGGTGGATTAAGGAGAAGTGGGGGGATGCGGATGTGAAGGGCAAGTTTGAGGGGTTGGGGGATCGGGCGAGGGGGTTGGCGAGGCGGTGA
- the cys-4 gene encoding sulfite reductase beta subunit: MASTTQIKTPQEAVARIAYLASDVVVSVQPSLAAESDFSATLKSLASSRTQSLVAKAADAVTEIIPVRHNNDPLLSVFTPIRSGRLVSVTTTSEVLLPSIAHLYKLAQLPVVLHVALGPKSLPDYTAITSIRNSGWTFLQSNSLQEAQDLALTAHALAVQSGKGVIHFFDPSSSASEQPIAAEDLSLVQEILNLDNVRRFQSASISGSSIYANDGRVAVVSEQSEPVASQTVLDARQVEAATATATDSLAPAQDGSDESAQTSQEQSEASEASATPSASVATTIDEQAPVVTSEHIYKYVTAIWAKLNDLAGRQYSAFEYSGPSNAENALFVFGSGSPLFAQAIAQAQSDDSFAKAGVLTARLYRPWLGAKLLEAIPKSVKRVAVLEQVSRKTTKWGPLLIDVLTSVKSGPGGVQTIVGHQLGYISQETVVQALRGIFQNLTSEKPVQNLEVGEREAPKEASEYGLEKPKLETAYTKILDQLFGERAYIANSIEKDNAGISNTISATPEYGFGALLARKERKQKFVSEVKEAASNGQFSSDAPKQALAKWVANAEDSKKVEEVASEAVSKLSEDGSDLSKSLLEYKQFFRKQSLWLVGSDAWSYDLGNSGVHHVLASGENVNLLIIDSTPYSERAAADANRRKKDIGLYAMNFGNAYVASTAVYSSYTQVLQAMDEADKFNGPSVVLAYLPYFGEHDSALTVLQETKKAVDIGYWPLYRWNPENEKKGEPSFSLDSERIKKELKEFLDRDNHLTQLMKKEPSFGAVLSEDFGTEIRAQQKRKAKDAYNQLLEGLFGAPLTILYASDNGNAISLSKRLGNRGRARGLKTTVMSMEDYPVEDLATEENIVFITSTAGQGEFPQNGLSFWHAVKDNTSLDLANVRYSVFGLGDSHYWPRKEDKIYYNKPAKDLDRVLANFGAKPLAPIGLGDDQDPDGFQTGYSEWEPKLWEALGVANVDGLPEEPAPRTNEDIKIESNYLRGTIVQGLNDTSTLAISPDDCQLTKFHGTYMQDDRDIRDERKAQGLEPAYSFMIRCRLPGGVSTAKQWVQMDDIANELGNETMKLTTRQTFQFHGVVKSKLKPAMQAINRALMTTIAACGDVNRNVMCSPLPAHSKYHRAVHACAKRISDHLLPNTTAYHEIWLTDDDGAKTQVGGNAVQDFEPLYGPTYLPRKFKVSIAIPPHNDVDVYAHDIGLIAIKNEDGSLAGFNLLAGGGMGATHNNKKTYPQTGRMLGFVTAADVHLACEKVMLVQRDNGDRKNRKHARLKYTIDDMGVDVFKAKVEEYWGQKFEEPRAFHFDSNVDTFGWTKDETGLNHFTMFIENGRIEDTAEFQMKTGLREIAKVHKGEFRLTPNQHLILSNVADEDKPELEKLLAQYKLDNLHHSGLRLSSSACVAFPTCGLAMAESERYLPVLITKLEGVLEEVGLKQDSIVMRMTGCPNGCARPWLAEVAFVGKAYGAYNMYLGGGYHGQRLNKLYRSSIKEEEILTIMKGLLRRYAKEREEGERFGDWTIRAGIIKATTDGRNFHEGVAEEEGDEE; encoded by the exons ATGGCTTCCACAACACAGATCAAGACGCCCCAAGAGGCTG TCGCCAGAATCGCATACCTGGCCTCCGATGTCGTCGTCTCGGTGCAGCCCTCGCTCGCCGCCGAGTCCGACTTCTCGGCCACTCTCAAGAGCCTCGCCTCTTCCAGGACACAAAGCCTTgtcgccaaggccgccgatgCCGTCACCGAGATCATTCCCGTCAGACACAACAACGACCCTCTTCTCTCAGTATTCACACCCATCCGCTCCGGCCGCCTGGTCTCGGTAACAACCACCTCCGAGGTTCTGCTCCCCAGCATCGCCCACCTCTACAAGCTCGCCCAGCTCCCAGTCGTCCTCCACGTTGCGCTGGGCCCCAAGAGCCTCCCAGACTACACCGCCATCACCTCGATAAGGAATTCCGGCTGGACCTTCCTGCAGTCCAACTCTCTCCAGGAGGCTCAGgatctggccctcactgccCATGCTCTCGCCGTCCAGTCCGGCAAGGGTGTTATTCACTTCTTCGACCCCAGCTCTAGCGCTTCCGAGCAGCCCATTGCTGCTGAGGATCTCAGCCTTGTCCAGGAGATTCTCAACCTCGACAATGTTCGCCGCTTCCAGTCCGCCTCCATCTCGGGCTCTTCCATCTACGCCAACGACGGCCGCGTAGCCGTTGTCTCTGAGCAGTCCGAGCCTGTTGCCAGCCAGACCGTCCTTGACGCCCGCCAAGTTGAGGCCGCTACTGCTACTGCGACCGATTCTCTTGCCCCTGCCCAGGACGGCTCCGATGAGTCCGCCCAGACCAGCCAGGAACAAAGCGAGGCCAGCGAGGCCAGCGCGACCCCCAGTGCCTCcgtcgccaccaccatcgacgAGCAGGCCCCCGTTGTCACCTCCGAGCACATCTACAAGTACGTCACTGCCATCTGGGCCAAGCTCAACGACCTTGCTGGCAGGCAATACAGCGCTTTCGAGTACTCGGGTCCTTCCAACGCCGAGAACgccctcttcgtcttcggctCTGGCTCTCCTCTCTTCGCCCAGGCCATTGCCCAGGCCCAGTCTGACGACAGCTTCGCCAAGGCCGGTGTTCTCACTGCCCGTCTCTACCGCCCGTGGCTGGGCGCCAAGCTCCTCGAGGCCATCCCCAAGTCTGTTAAGCGCGTAGCTGTCCTTGAGCAGGTCTCGAGGAAGACTACCAAGTGGGGTCCCCTCCTCATCGATGTTCTTACCTCGGTCAAGAGCGGCCCTGGCGGTGTCCAGACCATTGTTGGCCACCAGCTTGGCTACATCTCTCAGGAGACCGTTGTCCAGGCCCTCCGCGGCATCTTCCAGAACCTCACCTCCGAGAAGCCCGTTCAGAACCTCGAGGTTGGTGAGCGCGAGGCCCCCAAGGAGGCTTCCGAGTACGGCCTTGAGAAGCCCAAGCTCGAGACTGCCTACACCAAGATCCTCGACCAGCTCTTCGGTGAGCGCGCCTACATCGCCAACTCCATCGAGAAGGACAACGCCGGCATTTCCAACACCATCTCCGCCACTCCCGAGTACGGTTTCGGTGCCCTCCTCGCCCGCAAGGAGCGCAAGCAAAAGTTCGTTTCCGAGGTCAAGGAGGCCGCCAGCAACGGCCAGTTCTCCTCTGACGCTCCCAAGCAGGCTCTTGCCAAGTGGGTTGCCAACGCTGAGGACTccaagaaggtcgaggaggTCGCTTCTGAGGCTGTCTCCAAGCTCTCTGAGGATGGCTCTGACCTCTCCAAGTCTCTCCTCGAGTACAAGCAGTTCTTCCGCAAGCAGTCCCTCTGGCTCGTTGGCTCCGATGCCTGGTCCTACGACCTCGGCAACTCGGGTGTCCACCACGTCCTTGCTTCCGGCGAGAACGTCAACCTGCTCATCATCGACTCTACCCCCTACTCTGAGCGCGCTGCTGCCGATGCCAACCGCCGCAAGAAGGACATTGGTCTCTATGCTATGAACTTCGGTAACGCCTACGTCGCCTCTACCGCTGTCTACAGCTCCTACACTCAGGTCCTCCAGGCTATGGATGAGGCTGATAAGTTCAACGGTCCTTCCGTTGTCCTTGCTTACCTCCCCTACTTCGGTGAGCACGACTCTGCTCTCACTGTCCTCCAGGAGACCAAGAAGGCTGTTGATATCGGCTACTGGCCCCTTTACCGCTGGAACCCCgagaacgagaagaagggcgagcCCAGCTTCTCCCTCGACTCCGAGCGCATCAAGAAGGAGCTCAAGGAGTTCCTCGACCGTGACAACCACCTCACTCAGCTCATGAAGAAGGAGCCCTCGTTCGGCGCTGTTCTTTCTGAGGACTTTGGTACCGAGATCCGTGCCCAGCAGAAGCGCAAGGCCAAGGATGCTTACAACCAGTTGCTGGAAGGCCTGTTTGGTGCTCCCCTGACCATTCTCTACGCTTCCGATAACGGCAATgccatctccctctccaagCGTCTGGGTAACCGCGGCCGTGCCCGTGGTCTCAAGACTACTGTCATGTCCATGGAGGACTACCCCGTTGAGGACCTCGCCACTGAGGAAAACATCGTCTTCATCACCTCTACCGCCGGTCAGGGTGAGTTCCCCCAGAACGGTCTTTCCTTCTGGCACGCCGTCAAGGACAACACCTCCCTTGACCTCGCCAACGTCCGTTACTCCGTCTTCGGTCTCGGCGACAGCCACTACTGGCCCCGCAAGGAGGACAAGATCTACTACAACAAGCCTGCCAAGGACTTGGATCGCGTCCTTGCCAACTTTGGTGCTAAGCCTCTGGCTCCCATTGGCCTTGGTGATGACCAGGACCCCGATGGTTTCCAAACTGGTTACTCCGAGTGGGAGCCCAAGCTCTGGGAGGCTCTCGGCGTGGCCAACGTCGATGGCCTTCCTGAGGAGCCTGCCCCGAGGACCAACGAGGACATCAAGATTGAGTCCAACTACCTCCGTGGTACCATCGTTCAGGGCTTGAATGACACTTCCACTCTCGCCATCTCTCCCGACGACTGTCAGCTCACCAAGTTCCACGGTACTTACATGCAGGATGACCGTGATATCCGTGATGAGCGCAAGGCCCAGGGTCTCGAGCCTGCTTACTCCTTCATGATCCGTTGCAGACTGCCCGGTGGTGTGTCTACCGCTAAGCAGTGGGTCCAGATGGACGACATTGCCAACGAGCTCGGCAACGAGACCATGAAGCTCACCACCCGTCAGACTTTCCAGTTCCACGGTGTTGTCAAGAGCAAGCTCAAGCCCGCCATGCAGGCCATCAACCGCGCTCTCATGACCACCATTGCCGCTTGCGGTGATGTCAACCGTAACGTCATGTGCAGCCCTCTCCCCGCTCACTCAAAGTACCACCGCGCGGTTCATGCGTGCGCCAAGCGCATCAGCGACCACTTGCTCCCCAACACCACTGCCTACCACGAGATCTGGTTGACCGATGACGATGGTGCCAAGACCCAGGTTGGCGGTAACGCTGTCCAGGACTTTGAGCCCCTCTACggccctacctaccttcccCGCAAGTTCAAGGTCTCCATTGCCATCCCTCCCCACAACGACGTCGATGTCTACGCCCACGATATCGGTCTCATTGCCATCAAGAACGAGGACGGCAGCCTTGCTGGTTTCAACCTGCTCGCCGGTGGTGGTATGGGTGCCacccacaacaacaagaagacctACCCCCAGACCGGTCGCATGCTCGGCTTCgtcaccgccgccgacgtGCACCTTGCCTGCGAGAAGGTCATGCTTGTTCAGCGCGACAACGGTGACCGCAAGAACCGCAAGCACGCTCGTTTGAAGTACACCATTGACGACATGGGTGTCGATGTGTTCAAGGCCAAGGTTGAGGAGTACTGGGGCCAGAAGTTTGAGGAGCCTCGTGCCTTCCACTTTGACTCCAACGTCGACACCTTCGGATGGACCAAGGACGAGACCGGTCTCAACCACTTCACCATGTTCATTGAGAACGGCCGTATTGAGGACACCGCCGAGTTCCAGATGAAGACTGGTCTCCGCGAGATCGCCAAGGTCCACAAGGGCGAGTTCCGTCTCACCCCCAACCAGCACTTGATTCTCTCCAACGTTGCCGACGAGGACAAGCCTGAGCTCGAGAAGCTCCTTGCCCAGTACAAGCTGGACAACCTGCACCACTCTGGCCTCCGCCTATCCTCGTCTGCCTGCGTGGCCTTCCCCACTTGCGGTCTTGCCATGGCTGAGTCTGAGCGCTACCTTCCTGTTCTCATCACCAAGCTCGAGGGCGTCCTTGAGGAGGTTGGTCTCAAGCAGGACAGCATCGTCATGCGTATGACTGGTTGCCCCAACGGCTGCGCTCGTCCCTGGTTGGCCGAGGTGGCTTTCGTTGGCAAGGCCTACGGTGCTTACAACATGTACCTTGGCGGTGGTTACCACGGTCAGCGCCTCAACAAGCTGTACAGGTCTagcatcaaggaggaggagatcttGACGATCATGAAGGGTCTCCTTAGGAGGTACGccaaggagagagaggagggcgAGAGGTTCGGTGACTGGACTATTCGTGCGGGCATCATCAAGGCGACTACTGATGGAAGGAACTTCCATGAGGGG GTTgctgaggaagagggtgatgAGGAGTAA